In one window of Chryseobacterium sp. JV274 DNA:
- a CDS encoding heme oxygenase, translating to MKTIHFFRFNDYIFRKIPFFKEEHRLKTDVTELDLMDIEIVTEYIVKTDDDFSFDNTSRNDLLSMCKKAQKTIEHYFVIKLDQYDFI from the coding sequence ATGAAAACAATACATTTCTTTCGATTTAACGATTATATTTTCCGTAAAATTCCTTTTTTTAAGGAAGAACACAGACTGAAAACCGATGTAACAGAACTTGATTTAATGGATATTGAAATAGTAACCGAATATATCGTAAAAACAGATGATGATTTTAGCTTCGACAACACATCAAGAAATGATCTTCTATCAATGTGCAAAAAAGCTCAAAAAACAATTGAACATTACTTTGTGATAAAATTAGATCAATATGATTTTATATGA